A genomic window from bacterium includes:
- a CDS encoding phosphoglycerate dehydrogenase: protein MPVPDDAGRPGQAAGGLSGATVLLSVSSFAKADPRPLELLEQAGLQCVRNPYGRRMVESEMMALVEEADAIIAGTEPITERVLERAKRLKIISRVGVGFNSVDLDAARRRNVQVAYTPDAPSAAVAELALGAMICALRGIARADASIRGGGWTPVMGRGLDEITVGVIGVNRIGKLLIRHLAPFGTRLLGNDIVRDNPFFASHGVQWAEKEEIYIGADVVTLHLPLTERTRNMIGPRELALMKPDAILINTARGGLVDEAALAAALREGRLGGAVLDVFEKEPYSGELVDCPNVVMTCHMGSMTRSARARMEFEAAENVVRFLRGEEVERLVPPHP, encoded by the coding sequence GTGCCGGTTCCTGATGATGCGGGCCGTCCGGGTCAGGCTGCGGGCGGTTTGTCGGGCGCGACGGTCCTTTTGTCGGTGTCATCTTTCGCAAAGGCCGATCCTCGGCCCTTGGAGCTTCTCGAGCAAGCGGGTCTGCAGTGCGTGCGGAACCCTTACGGCCGGAGGATGGTCGAATCCGAGATGATGGCGCTGGTGGAGGAGGCGGACGCGATCATCGCGGGGACGGAACCCATCACGGAAAGGGTCTTGGAGCGGGCCAAAAGACTGAAGATCATCTCCCGTGTGGGTGTAGGGTTCAACAGCGTAGACTTGGACGCGGCGCGCCGCCGGAATGTCCAGGTGGCCTATACACCTGATGCCCCCTCCGCTGCCGTGGCTGAACTCGCCCTGGGGGCGATGATATGCGCTCTCCGGGGCATTGCACGGGCCGACGCCTCCATCCGGGGGGGCGGGTGGACACCTGTCATGGGCCGGGGACTGGACGAAATCACGGTGGGCGTGATCGGGGTGAACCGGATCGGCAAACTTCTCATCCGGCACCTGGCCCCCTTCGGCACCCGGCTGCTGGGCAACGATATCGTGCGCGATAATCCTTTTTTCGCATCCCATGGGGTACAATGGGCCGAAAAGGAGGAAATATACATCGGGGCGGATGTAGTGACGCTTCACCTGCCCCTCACCGAGCGGACGCGCAACATGATTGGCCCCCGGGAGCTGGCCCTGATGAAGCCGGACGCCATTCTGATCAACACGGCCCGCGGGGGGCTGGTGGATGAAGCGGCCCTCGCCGCTGCGCTGAGGGAGGGCCGCCTCGGAGGCGCCGTTCTGGACGTTTTCGAGAAAGAGCCATATTCGGGGGAGCTGGTGGATTGTCCCAATGTCGTCATGACTTGCCATATGGGTTCCATGACCCGCTCCGCCCGGGCCAGAATGGAGTTTGAGGCCGCCGAAAACGTCGTTCGCTTCCTTCGGGGGGAGGAAGTGGAAAGGCTCGTTCCGCCCCACCCCTGA